The Pseudomonas sp. R4-35-07 nucleotide sequence TTTCCGTGAAATCCTACGGGAGGCACGCGCCTATCAGGCCGAAGGTTATAGAGTGCTCGCCAACCAGAAAGTGGTCGATCGCCTGCTCGACGAAGAGTCGGGCAACGTCGCCGAACTGGAGGGGTTTATCGGGCGCACTATTCGTTTTCAGGTCGAAACCATGTATTCCCAGGAACAATACGACGTGGTGCTGCTCTGATCCCCATTCGTTTTTCTTTTCCGAGACCGGCAGGCATTGATCTGTCGTCCGACTACCGCTTTGAGGGTCGCCTGACATGGAGCGTCTGATACGCTTTTTTGCCGCTTTGACCCGTTGGGGGCTGGGCCTGTGTGCCTTGCTGCTGGTATCGGCGGCGGTGTACGTGAGCCTGGGGCGTGAATTGACCCCGCTGGTGGCCGAATACCGCGCTGAAGTCGAAACCAAGGCCCAGGCTGCGGTGCAGATGCCGGTGCATATCGGTAGCCTCGAAGGCCGCTGGAGCGGGTTTGCGCCGATATTGCTGGCCCACGACGTGATGGTCGGCGAGGGCAGCAGTGCGTTACGCCTGGACCAGGTCGAGGTGGTGCCCGACCTCTGGGCCAGCCTGATGGCCCGTGAAGTACGCATCGCCCATCTGCAAGTCAGCGGCTTGCAGCTGAGTGTCAAGGAAGACCAGGACGGCAGTTGGACGCTTCAGGGCTTGCCGTTACAGGACAGCCCGTCACTGGACCCGCAACAACTGCTCACCCGTATGCAAATGGTCAAGCGCGTTTCGGTGCTCGACAGCCAGGTGACCTTGCAACCGTTCGACCGGGCGCCGGTGACCGTAACGTATGTAGGCCTGGGCCTGCACACCGGCATGGCCCGGCAGCGCCTGGACGCGCGCCTGACGCTGCCCGACGGCCAACCGCTCGCCCTGAGCCTGCGCAGCCGTATACGCGCCAGCCAATGGAAAGACGCCGAGGTCGAGGCCTACCTGAGCCTACCTCAAAGCGACTGGGCCAAGTGGATTCCATCCCGGCTGACCCAACAATGGAAGCTCACCCAGCTCAAGGCCGGCGGTGAGTTCTGGCTCAACTGGGCCAATGGCACCGTGCAAAGCGCGGTGGTGCGCCTCAATTCGCCGCAGGTAAAGGGCAGCTACGCCGAGCGCCAGCCGGTGCATATCGAAAACCTGGCCCTGACCGCGTATGTGCAACGCAGCGACAGCGGCCTCAAGGTGCTGTTGGATTCGCTGGCGATGAACATCGGCGAAACCCGTTGGGAATCGCGCGTGCAACTGCAGCAGAGCCTGGCCACCGATAAAACCCAGGAAGAGTGGAAACTCCAGGCCGATCGGCTCGACCTGACCCCCATCACGCCATTACTCAATGCCCTGGCGCCGCTGCCGGAAGGGTTCGCCAAGGCCGTCGAGCACCTGAAAGCCACCGGCCTGTTGCGCAATGTGCTGGTGGACTTCCGCCCCCAGGACACCACCGATCAAAAAGTCAGTTTTGCCGCCAACCTCGAGCGTGTCGGTTTTGACGCGTACTTCGGCGCGCCGGCTGCGCGCAATGTGTCCGGCAGCATCAGCGGCGACCTGGGCCATGGCGAGTTGCGCATGGACAGCAAGGACTTCTCCCTGCATCTATTCCCGATTTTCGCCAAGCCATGGCAGTACATCCAGGCCAACGCGCGCCTGACCTGGACATTGGACAAGCAGGGCTTCACCCTGATCGCGCCGTATATCAAAGTGCTGGGGGAAGAAGGCAAGGTCGCGGCGGATTTCCTGATTCGCCTGCATTTCGACCATAGCCAGGAGGACTACATGGACTTGCGGGTCGGCATGGTCGATGGCGATGGTCGTTTTACCCCCAAGTATCTACCGGCAGTGCTGAGCCCTGCGCTGGATGAATGGTTGCGCACGGCGATCCTCAAAGGCGCGGTAGACGAAGGTTTTTTCCAGTACCAGGGCTCCTTGAGCCACAACGCGCTGCCGGCTTCGCGCAATATCAGCCTGTTCTTCAAGGTGCATGATGCCGAGCTGGCCTTCCAGCCGGGTTGGCCCCATGTGAACAAGGTCAATGGTGAAGTGTTCGTCGAGGAGAGCGGCGTGCGTATCCTGGCCAGCAAGGGCCAACTGCTCGATACCCAGGTCAAGGACGTTTACGTCAATATCCCCCACGCGCCGGCCGGCAAGGACAGCCACCTGCTGCTCACCGGCGGATTTTCCGGTGGGTTGGGCGACGGTTTGAAAATCCTCCAGGAAGCCCCCATCGGTACCGCATCCACCTTTGCGGGCTGGAAGGGCGAGGGCAACCTGCAAGGCAGTCTGGACCTGGACGTGCCCTTGGCCAAAGGCACCGAGCCTAAGATCGTGGTCGACTTCAAGACCGATAAAGCGCGCCTGCAACTGGCGGAGCCCACCCTGGACCTGACCCAGCTCAAGGGTGACTTCCGTTTCGACAGCGCCAAGGGCCTGAGCGGCCAGAATATTTCGGCCCAGGCGTTCGACCGTCCGATCACCGCGCAGATTTTTGCCGAGGGCACACCCGGCAATATCAACACCCGCGTTACCGCCAAGGGGCAGGTGACGGTCAAGCGGCTCACCGACTGGTTGAAAATCAGCCAGCCGCTGCCGGTGTCCGGCGATATTCCGTACCAGTTGCAAGTGATCCTGGACGGCGCGGACAGTCAGTTGATGGTCAATTCCAATCTCAAGGGCGTCGCGGTAGACCTGCCGGCGCCGTTTGGCATGCCGGCGAGCCAGGGCCGTGACAGCACGTTCCGCATGACCTTGCAGGGCGCCGAACGGCGTTACTGGTTTGACTACGGTGAGCTGGCGAACTTCACGTTTGCGGCGCCGCCGGACAACTTCAATG carries:
- a CDS encoding YhdP family protein, with amino-acid sequence MERLIRFFAALTRWGLGLCALLLVSAAVYVSLGRELTPLVAEYRAEVETKAQAAVQMPVHIGSLEGRWSGFAPILLAHDVMVGEGSSALRLDQVEVVPDLWASLMAREVRIAHLQVSGLQLSVKEDQDGSWTLQGLPLQDSPSLDPQQLLTRMQMVKRVSVLDSQVTLQPFDRAPVTVTYVGLGLHTGMARQRLDARLTLPDGQPLALSLRSRIRASQWKDAEVEAYLSLPQSDWAKWIPSRLTQQWKLTQLKAGGEFWLNWANGTVQSAVVRLNSPQVKGSYAERQPVHIENLALTAYVQRSDSGLKVLLDSLAMNIGETRWESRVQLQQSLATDKTQEEWKLQADRLDLTPITPLLNALAPLPEGFAKAVEHLKATGLLRNVLVDFRPQDTTDQKVSFAANLERVGFDAYFGAPAARNVSGSISGDLGHGELRMDSKDFSLHLFPIFAKPWQYIQANARLTWTLDKQGFTLIAPYIKVLGEEGKVAADFLIRLHFDHSQEDYMDLRVGMVDGDGRFTPKYLPAVLSPALDEWLRTAILKGAVDEGFFQYQGSLSHNALPASRNISLFFKVHDAELAFQPGWPHVNKVNGEVFVEESGVRILASKGQLLDTQVKDVYVNIPHAPAGKDSHLLLTGGFSGGLGDGLKILQEAPIGTASTFAGWKGEGNLQGSLDLDVPLAKGTEPKIVVDFKTDKARLQLAEPTLDLTQLKGDFRFDSAKGLSGQNISAQAFDRPITAQIFAEGTPGNINTRVTAKGQVTVKRLTDWLKISQPLPVSGDIPYQLQVILDGADSQLMVNSNLKGVAVDLPAPFGMPASQGRDSTFRMTLQGAERRYWFDYGELANFTFAAPPDNFNEGRGELFLGDGDAVLPGAKGLRIRGVLSELDIDPWKQLANRYAGNDPGGNAKQLLSGADFKVGKLTGFGTQFNQVKLQLDRKPVAWGLQFDSQQAKGTVNLPDAKGAPIAINLQYVKLPAVDPTVQADENAPDPLADIDPKDIPALDIAIDQLFQGPDLVGAWSLKVRPTAKGLAFNSLDLGLKGMQLNGAGGWEGAPGASSSWYKGRLDGKNIADVLKGWGFAPTVTSEDFHLDVDGRWPGSPAWVGPKRFSGSLDAAFRKGQFVEVEGGAQALRVFGLLNFNSIGRRLRLDFSDLLGKGLSYDRVKGLLAASNGVFVTREPITMTGPSTNLELNGTLDLVADRVDAKLLVTLPVTNNLPIAALIVGAPAIGGALFLIDKLIGDRVSRFASVQYTVQGPWKDPKITFDKPFEKPN